In the Oryza glaberrima chromosome 6, OglaRS2, whole genome shotgun sequence genome, one interval contains:
- the LOC127777235 gene encoding VQ motif-containing protein 22-like yields the protein MAAMSDTGSSLAQWAELYHDASAAHGGVVANGAAAAATSPASPAGSTGGSPTRAPGVEGPRVGKPARRRSRASRRAPVTLLNTDTTNFRAMVQQFTGIPAPPAGAFAGPGGVPVINFGSDYGFTGAVLPFSDHLQPRRPTFQDHQQLLRPQQQYTGAPFGYGNLQQAGGAGAGAGDMFSHALSSAEDRLLLQSLQSAQMPTSAANHSANGYFA from the coding sequence ATGGCGGCCATGAGTGACACTGGCTCGAGCTTGGCGCAGTGGGCCGAGCTGTACCACGACGCGTCGGCTGCTcacggcggcgtggtggcgaacggtgcggcggcggcggcgacgagcccggcgtcgccggcgggatCGACAGGCGGGAGCCCGACGCGGGCGCCGGGGGTGGAGGGGCCGCGCGTGGggaagccggcgaggaggcggtccAGGGCGTCGCGGCGCGCGCCCGTGACGCTGCTCAACACGGACACCACCAACTTCCGCGCCATGGTGCAGCAGTTCACCGGCatcccggcgccgcccgcgggcGCGTTCGCGGGGCCCGGCGGCGTTCCGGTCATCAACTTCGGCTCCGACTACGGCTTCACCGGCGCCGTCCTTCCCTTCTCCGACCACCTCCAACCGCGCCGGCCGACGTTCCAGGACCACCAACAGCTCCTCCGACCGCAGCAGCAGTACACCGGCGCACCGTTCGGTTACGGCAACCTGCAGcaagccggcggcgccggcgccggcgccggcgacatgtTCAGCCACGCGCTGAGCTCGGCCGAGGACAGGTTGCTCCTGCAGAGCCTCCAGTCAGCTCAGATGCCTACTTCCGCCGCTAACCACAGCGCTAATGGCTACTTCGCCTAA
- the LOC127777760 gene encoding RING-H2 finger protein ATL74-like, protein MEVSHMANCSNVSSPEQQPMPPSSAAAASSPSRPQLDYDVVVILAAMLCALVCALGLNSMLQCVVRCTRRAVADPVGWVEHRRAGAGLKREDVVALPVATYVASPAPSAAGCAICLSDFADGERVRLLPACGHRFHVVCIDRWLLAHCSCPTCRRRPSPEADGHGAVVGEDHHHRLQVLTAA, encoded by the coding sequence ATGGAGGTGTCCCACATGGCCAACTGCAGCAACGTCTCCTCACCGGAGCAGCAGCCGATGCCGccgtcttcggcggcggcggcgtcgtcgccgtcgcggccgcaGCTTGACTACGACGTGGTGGTGATCCTGGCGGCGATGCTGTGCGCGCTGGTGTGCGCGCTGGGGCTCAACTCGATGCTCCAGTGCGTGGTGCGGTGCACCCGGCGCGCCGTGGCGGACCCCGTCGGCTGGGTGgagcaccgccgcgccggcgcgggGCTCAAGCGCGAGGACGTCGTGGCGCTGCCCGTCGCCACGTacgtcgcctcgccggcgccctccgccgccggctgcgccaTCTGCCTGTCGGACTTCGCCGACGGGGAGAGGGTCCGGCTGCTCCCGGCGTGCGGCCACCGGTTCCACGTCGTGTGCATCGACAGGTGGCTCCTGGCGCACTGCTCCTGCCcgacgtgccgccgccgcccctcgccggagGCCGACGgccacggcgccgtcgtcggagaAGACCACCACCATCGCCTGCAAGTTTTGACTGCTGCTTAA
- the LOC127775543 gene encoding glyceraldehyde-3-phosphate dehydrogenase GAPCP1, chloroplastic-like yields the protein MASLAVPLRASATPAIAGTGSGGGSRAADPVKVSCVRSKVTCGFPSVGASSSLASSVEPVRATATQAPLATHQSSSTEKTKVGINGFGRIGRLVLRIATNRDDIEVVAVNDPFIDAKYMAYMFKYDSTHGPFKGTIKVVDESTLEINGKKISVTSKRDPSDIPWGNFGAEYVVESSGVFTTTEKASAHLKGGARKVVISAPSADAPMFVVGVNEKNYNPSMNVVSNASCTTNCLAPLAKIVHEEFGIADGLMTTVHATTATQKTVDGPSMKDWRGGRGASQNIIPSSTGAAKAVGKVLPALNGKLTGMAFRVPTPNVSVVDLTCRLEKSASYEDVEAAIKEASEGSLKGILGYTDEDVVSNDFIGDTRSSIFDAKAGIGLSSSFMKLVSWYDNEWGYSNRVLDLIGHMALVNAKP from the exons ATGGCGTCGCTCGCCGTCCCCCTCCGCGCTTCCGCCACCCCGGCCATCGCCggcaccggcagcggcggcggatcacgcgccgccgaccccgtcaaG GTGTCGTGCGTTAGGAGCAAGGTTACCTGCGGCTTTCCTTCCGTTGGGGCTTCGTCTTCACT TGCTAGCAGCGTTGAGCCGGTGAGAGCAACTGCTACACAAGCACCCCTTGCCACCCATC AATCTTCTAGCACGGAGAAGACAAAGGTTGGCATCAATG GATTTGGACGGATTGGGAGGTTGGTTCTACGAATTGCAACTAATAGAGATGACATTGAAGTTGTGGCTGTTAATGATCCTTTTATCGATGCTAAGTACATG GCTTATATGTTCAAGTATGATTCGACACATGGTCCATTTAAAGGCACCATAAAGGTTGTGGATGAGTCAACCTTGGAGATTAATGGGAAGAAAATTTCAGTTACAAGCAAAAG AGATCCCTCAGATATTCCTTGGGGAAACTTTGGAGCTGAATATGTTGTTGAATCATCTGGTGTTTTTACAACAACTGAGAAAGCATCAGCACACTTAAAG GGTGGTGCAAGGAAAGTAGTGATATCTGCTCCATCCGCAGATGCTCCTATGTTTGTAGTCGGAGTAAATGAGAAGAATTACAACCCCAGCATGAATGTTGTCTCTAATGCAAGTTGTACTACCAACTGTCTTGCGCCCCTTGCCAAG ATTGTCCACGAGGAATTTGGCATAGCTGATGGCCTCATGACAACTGTCCATGCTACAACAG CCACCCAAAAGACTGTCGACGGTCCTTCAATGAAAGATTGGAGGGGAGGACGGGGTGCTAGTCAGAACATCATCCCTAGTTCTACTGGCGCAGCAAAG GCTGTTGGAAAGGTCCTTCCAGCATTAAACGGGAAACTCACTGGTATGGCCTTCCGAGTTCCTACACCTAACGTCTCTGTAGTTGACTTGACATGCCGTCTTGAGAAAAGTGCTTCTTATGAGGATGTGGAAGCAGCTATCAA GGAAGCCTCAGAAGGTTCTTTGAAAGGTATTTTAGGCTACACAGATGAGGACGTCGTTTCGAATGATTTCATTGGTGACACCAG GTCTAGCATATTTGATGCCAAGGCTGGAATTGGCTTAAGTTCTTCTTTCATGAAGCTCGTCTCTTGGTACGACAACGAGTGGGGCTACAG CAACCGGGTCTTGGATTTGATCGGGCACATGGCTCTCGTCAACGCTAAGCCCTGA